In Drosophila busckii strain San Diego stock center, stock number 13000-0081.31 chromosome 3R, ASM1175060v1, whole genome shotgun sequence, the sequence GCAGCTATCGATATTAAGTTATATTTATCGACATTTTGGACAAGGTGGCATCACGCGAATCCAGTGTAaacgtttgttttgtttatgttgatAAAAGATAGTTAATAATGTCGCCAACGCCTGTTAAACGTTATAGGCGCAGTTCCAAGTCCTCCGATGACGAGAAGGAAGACAACTATGTGCCCTATGTGCCGGTGAAGGAGCGCAAGAAGCaacaaatgataaaaatgGGCCGTATTGTACAGCTTACCACAGAATCAGCACAACCCAAATCCTCCAGTGAGAATGAGAACGACGATGACGCTACAGGTGCTCAGGATGCGGAGACATGGGGACGCAAATACAACATAAGCTTGCTAGATCAACATACAGAGCTGAAAAAAATAGCCGAGGCGAAAAAGTTAAGCGCGGTGGAAAAGCAGCTGCGCGAAGAAGAGAAAATCATGGAGAGTATTGCACAGCAAAAGGCTTTGATGGGTGTGTCTGAATTGGCAAAAGGCATACAGTATGAAGAGCCCATAAAAACGTCCTGGCGTCCACCACGTTACATACTAGCCATGCCTGAGGAGGAACGCCAGGCCATACGCAAAGAGCTAAGAATTCTGGTCGAGGGCGAAAATACAAGTCCGCCTATACAGACTTTTCGAGAAATGAAGTTTCACAAAGGCATACTCAACGGCTTGGCTGCCAAAGGTATTAAGACACCAACGCCCATACAGATACAGGGTCTGCCTACAGTGCTGTCAGGACGCGATCTCATTGGCATTGCCTTTACGGGCTCCGGCAAAACATTGGTATTTGTGCTGCCCATTGTTATGTTCGCGCTGGAGCAAGAGTACAAGCTACCATTTGAGCGCAACGAGGGTCCTTACGGCTTGATCATATGCCCTTCACGTGAGCTGGCCAAGCAAACACATGAAATTGTACAGCATTATAGTAAACACTTGCAGCAATGTGGCATGCCCGAGGTGCGTTCCTGTCTAGCAATGGGCGGACTGCCCGTGAGCGAGGCTCTCGATGTAATTTCTAAAGGCGTTCACATAGTGGTGGCCACACCTGGACGCCTCATGGATATGCTCGACAAAAAAATACTAACTTTAGACATGTGCCGTTATCTGTGTATGGATGAGGCGGATCGTATGATAGACATGGGCTTCGAGGAAGATGTGCGCACCATATTCTCCTTCTTCAAAGGCCAACGACAAACACTGCTCTTCTCTGCCACTATGCCCAAGAAAATACAGAACTTTGCACACTCAGCGCTGGTCAAGCCAGTGACTATTAATGTGGGACGTGCTGGAGCAGCATCCATGAATGTCACTCAAGAGGTGGAATATGTAAAGCAGGAGGCCAAAGTTGTATATCTGCTAGATGTTCTACAAAAGACTGCGCCGCCTGTGCTTATATTTGCGGAAAAGAAACAGGATGTGGACTGTATTCATGAGTATCTGCTGCTCAAGGGCGTCGAAGCGGTGGCCATACACGGTGGCAAGGATCAGGAGGAGCGTTCTCGAGCAGTGGATGCGTATCGCATGGGTAAAAAGGATGTGCTAGTAGCAACAGATGTGGCGTCCAAGGGTCTGGATTTCCCCAATGTGCAGCATGTGATCAACTATGATATGCCTGATGATATAGAGAACTATGTGCATCGCATCGGTCGTACGGGCCGCTCAAATACCAAGGGATTGGCTACTAcacttataaacaaaatcacaGAGCAATCAGTGCTGCTGGACTTGAAGCATTTGCTCATTGAGGCCAAGCAGCAGGTGCCCGATTTTCTGGACGAACTGGCGCCTGAGGCGGATCACACACACTTGGATCTGGGTGACTCGCATGGTTGCAGCTACTGCGGCGGTTTGGGCCATCGCATCACCGAGTGTCCCAAGCTGGAGGCGGTGCAGAGCAAGCAGGCATCGAATATTGGCAGACGCGATTATCTGTCCAATACGGCGGCGGactactaattttttttactgtatGCGCGGCTAACCCTTGCCGTTTAAGCCGAAATAAAATGCGGGAATTGAAAGCGCTATGCAAATGCCTGACTCTTAACCCAAAGTTCTCAGAACAtacaatgttttgttttgaattgaaaatgttgtttaCAGCTTTTGTGCAAAGGTACTTTTGTTCACTCCAATTGCTTATCGGTTGAGTCTTTCGTGTTATCAGTCATCTTCGATGACAGCAGCTCAAGAGCGACAGAgtaagagagagggagagcgaaaGTTTTGAGCGCGTCTTATAAAGGCGTCAACAAGCttgcagttcagttcagtgtCTAAAGCTGTCTCGACTCGATCACAACTGATTTAAATATTCTCGGTGTTTATTCAAGTGTACGTACCATAAgtgtttatgtatttacatatttagtagtttgttttgtgttttgtttgtgctttaagCTTCCTAATTAGCGGCTAGAGCAAGTGTGTTTAGTTTGATCAGTTTGCCCTTATACTAATTAGAACTGCTATCAATTAAAACGTTGTTAAAGTTTGATAGTGTATTTACACATACTTAAGTACTTTGCAATTGTGTAAGTCGAAACAGTTTGATTGCCTCACAGCGTTTggtttgggtgtgtgtgtgtgtctaactgTAAGTTGAGTTAGGCTACGGcgagtaaatttaattgaaagacTGCTGATTAGGCTTATCAGCGTGCATATTACTTTGAGCTTAGCTTATCTTGGGTTAAAACCTTCAGTTTTGCAAtgatacatacacacatatgtctAATATTCAATTCTATACAACACTTGGGTAATTCCTAAgggcatatttaataatacaaaatattttgaaatcttgtaaatttgttttacacATAATTATAAAGCTCAGCTTATATTTGAGCTGATTCTTAGAATGCTTGcccttttaattttaaaggaAGTGAATACCAGTTATCTACCTAAGCAtaattatttggcaattaaCATTTCTAAAATGCGTAGCTCATTAAAAAGAACTTATAAGcatagctatttatttatatattaacaagTTTTAGGAACAACTGACATGTTTGAATTATACTCAGCTTAGTGCCCAACTGTAGGCATTGTCTTTTAACTAAGCTATGATAATTTATCTTATAGTACATCTGAGTACTTCAACGTAAGCCTCTACcgtataatatatgtatgtatgactctgaatatttaaaattgtaatcacGTCGTACGTCAGGCTTCAAGCAAATCAACAAGTCGAACTTGAAAATGGCACAAAAAAAGtgaaacacaaacaaaaacagaaaaaacatgaaaaataTGGCAAATTGAGCGCTGTTTGCTGATTTTGATATGCATAAATGTAGTTTGTGGTTTTTATGTATAATGTCTCTGACCTAGTTGCAAGGAAAGGGCTTGCCCAAGTGTCAGTACAACTATCTCTGCAGTTAATAATGATATCACATAGCTATATACAATGTCGTCATTtggcaaaattaattacttaaaatatatatacgtgGTGTCGACAAGATGCGTGCTGTctattttatacacttgctAAAAGGTTATGGCGCTTGGTCACGAAACTCAAATGATGTAAAAAGATGACATTAATATTGCAGATTATAAGAAATACATagacaaaattaataattacagCATAGAGCATAATAAAGTCGTTGTGCTCTTGTGTACAACTTGGCTACTTAATTAGCACAACAATTCAAGCTATTAGTATGACCTGTTGAAGCTGTTTATACTAGTGGGCCACTcactgtttgctttaaaaacgCACTCAcctaatatatatgtatgtttgcttgtttttatgatttttgaGGCATacacaaagcaaattaatactACGTACTCTACGCTTTGTCTACTCACAATTCACACGCCACTTGTTCAATTCTCTATTTTTTCCGATTTTTCCTTTGCAGCTGACGCGCTCTGAGCGAGCATCAACAAGTCTTCTCTGTTTGGAgcgataaaaacaaaagcaaatacaacagcagcgaTACAGACGATAATAGCTGTTATATATAGATAtcacaacaataaacaaaaagacgCGCGCCGCTCTGATCCAGCACACTTTCTCCCCGCCCCACAACAACCCCCAGCGCTCGCACCAGAGCAAAACGAGAGGCGAAATGGCAAATCGCCGCTACGCCAGCATGGCAGTCATCTGCAGGTAATGCAAGTGAACAGTTCGTAAAAGCGTTCAAGCTACAAAAAAGTTCATAACAAAGTTAGAAATatagttaaa encodes:
- the LOC108604015 gene encoding ATP-dependent RNA helicase abstrakt, producing the protein MSPTPVKRYRRSSKSSDDEKEDNYVPYVPVKERKKQQMIKMGRIVQLTTESAQPKSSSENENDDDATGAQDAETWGRKYNISLLDQHTELKKIAEAKKLSAVEKQLREEEKIMESIAQQKALMGVSELAKGIQYEEPIKTSWRPPRYILAMPEEERQAIRKELRILVEGENTSPPIQTFREMKFHKGILNGLAAKGIKTPTPIQIQGLPTVLSGRDLIGIAFTGSGKTLVFVLPIVMFALEQEYKLPFERNEGPYGLIICPSRELAKQTHEIVQHYSKHLQQCGMPEVRSCLAMGGLPVSEALDVISKGVHIVVATPGRLMDMLDKKILTLDMCRYLCMDEADRMIDMGFEEDVRTIFSFFKGQRQTLLFSATMPKKIQNFAHSALVKPVTINVGRAGAASMNVTQEVEYVKQEAKVVYLLDVLQKTAPPVLIFAEKKQDVDCIHEYLLLKGVEAVAIHGGKDQEERSRAVDAYRMGKKDVLVATDVASKGLDFPNVQHVINYDMPDDIENYVHRIGRTGRSNTKGLATTLINKITEQSVLLDLKHLLIEAKQQVPDFLDELAPEADHTHLDLGDSHGCSYCGGLGHRITECPKLEAVQSKQASNIGRRDYLSNTAADY